A window of Microbacterium luteolum contains these coding sequences:
- a CDS encoding FAD-binding oxidoreductase, with amino-acid sequence MTALPLLQEELGPLVDVRPEALEEARADRSGHAAVGRPLAVVHAETVDHVQRTMRIATATRTPVVVRGAGTGLAGAANAGEGEIVLSTRRMDAILEVRPDDLLAVVEPGILNADLNDRLAASGVWWAPDPASRDISTVGGNIATGAGGLLCAKYGVVRDAVLGVDLVLADGRLLHLGHRSVKGVTGLDLTSLVIGSEGTLGVVVGATLKLRRLVAGDVCTLTATFPDVRAAAAASAAVTAAGVQPAIMELMDAASLAAVHALLDLPAPAPGAAQLTVRTDGPAAAAEAETIAGILRDHGGLTTLARDREEGERLLAIRRSMHAAMASLGTTLIEDVSVPRSAMPAMFDEIARIERDFGLTIPTVAHAGDGNLHPNFIFEGPETPTHVWAAADELFRSAIRLGGTLTGEHGIGVLKRRWLADELGDDQWRLQRQIAGVFDPLGILNPGKVFEPDA; translated from the coding sequence GTGACGGCGCTGCCCCTTCTGCAGGAGGAGCTCGGCCCGCTCGTCGATGTGCGACCCGAGGCGCTCGAAGAGGCACGGGCCGACCGCTCCGGTCACGCGGCCGTCGGGCGCCCGCTCGCCGTCGTGCACGCGGAGACCGTGGATCACGTTCAGCGGACCATGCGGATCGCCACCGCCACACGCACGCCCGTGGTCGTCCGCGGCGCCGGCACGGGGTTGGCGGGCGCGGCCAACGCCGGCGAGGGCGAGATCGTGCTCTCCACCCGTCGGATGGACGCGATCCTCGAGGTGCGGCCCGACGATCTGCTCGCCGTCGTCGAACCCGGGATCCTCAACGCCGACCTCAACGACAGGCTCGCCGCCTCCGGGGTGTGGTGGGCGCCCGACCCCGCCAGCCGCGACATCTCGACCGTGGGCGGCAACATCGCGACCGGTGCGGGAGGGCTTCTCTGTGCCAAGTACGGCGTCGTGCGCGATGCGGTGCTCGGCGTCGACCTCGTGCTCGCCGACGGCCGCCTGCTCCACCTCGGACACCGCAGCGTCAAGGGCGTCACGGGCCTCGACCTCACCTCGCTGGTGATCGGCTCGGAGGGCACGCTGGGCGTCGTCGTCGGCGCGACCCTGAAGCTGCGCCGCCTGGTCGCGGGCGACGTCTGCACGCTGACCGCGACCTTCCCCGACGTGCGGGCCGCGGCCGCGGCATCCGCTGCGGTCACCGCTGCCGGTGTGCAGCCCGCGATCATGGAGCTGATGGATGCCGCGAGCCTGGCCGCCGTCCACGCGCTGCTCGACCTCCCCGCCCCGGCGCCTGGGGCAGCGCAGCTCACCGTCCGGACAGACGGCCCGGCGGCCGCTGCGGAGGCCGAGACGATCGCCGGGATCCTGCGCGATCACGGTGGCCTCACGACACTCGCCCGCGACCGCGAGGAGGGCGAGCGGCTTCTCGCGATCCGGCGCTCGATGCACGCGGCGATGGCCTCTCTCGGCACCACGCTGATCGAAGACGTCTCGGTGCCGCGCAGTGCGATGCCGGCCATGTTCGACGAGATCGCGCGCATCGAGCGCGACTTCGGTCTCACGATCCCCACGGTCGCGCACGCCGGCGACGGCAACCTCCACCCGAACTTCATCTTCGAGGGCCCGGAGACTCCGACGCACGTCTGGGCCGCCGCCGACGAGCTGTTCCGCTCCGCGATCCGCCTGGGCGGCACGCTGACCGGCGAGCACGGCATCGGCGTGCTGAAGCGTCGCTGGCTCGCCGACGAGCTCGGTGACGACCAGTGGCGGCTGCAGCGTCAGATCGCCGGGGTGTTCGACCCGCTCGGCATCCTCAACCCCGGGAAGGTCTTCGAGCCCGATGCCTGA
- a CDS encoding NUDIX hydrolase: MPDIHVSAAVIVDDDGRVLVVRKQGTTRFMQPGGKPEPGESPAQTLIRELHEELGLRLDEADLQPLGTFISEAANEPGHRVVAEAFATSVAPDAVSVQAELAELRWITPSDVATLPLAPLSLEHLLPIAWPAHTP, from the coding sequence ATGCCTGACATCCATGTGAGCGCGGCCGTGATCGTCGACGACGACGGGCGCGTACTCGTCGTCCGCAAGCAGGGGACGACGAGGTTCATGCAGCCCGGCGGCAAGCCGGAGCCCGGTGAATCGCCCGCGCAGACGCTGATCCGCGAGCTGCACGAGGAGCTCGGGCTGCGTCTCGACGAGGCGGACCTCCAGCCGCTCGGCACGTTCATCTCCGAAGCGGCCAACGAACCCGGTCACCGCGTCGTCGCCGAGGCGTTCGCGACCTCCGTCGCCCCGGACGCCGTGTCGGTGCAGGCCGAGCTCGCAGAACTGCGCTGGATCACGCCGTCCGACGTCGCGACGCTGCCGCTTGCGCCGCTGAGCCTCGAGCATCTGCTGCCGATCGCCTGGCCGGCGCACACCCCGTAG
- the nagB gene encoding glucosamine-6-phosphate deaminase produces the protein MAEVVIVENAAAAGALVATEIVELIESRPDAVLGLATGSTPLPVYLALRTQLAGHDVSQVRGFALDEYVGIDPAHPESYRSVITREVVEPLGLDPQRIHVPNGAAATIQHAGDDYEAAIAAAGGVDLQILGIGTDGHIGFNEPGSSFASQTRVKTLTEQTREDNARFFDSIDDVPRHCITQGLGTILKARHLVLLAFGEGKAQAVADAVEGPLTAFLPGSAIQLHPHATVVVDEAAASRLKLADYYRYTFANKPAWQGI, from the coding sequence ATGGCTGAGGTCGTCATCGTCGAGAACGCGGCTGCTGCCGGCGCGCTGGTCGCCACCGAGATCGTCGAGCTCATCGAGAGCCGCCCCGACGCGGTGCTGGGCCTCGCCACGGGCTCCACGCCGCTTCCGGTCTACCTCGCGCTGCGCACGCAGCTCGCCGGGCACGACGTCTCGCAGGTCCGCGGCTTCGCCCTCGACGAGTACGTCGGCATCGACCCCGCGCACCCCGAGAGCTACCGTTCGGTGATCACGCGCGAGGTGGTCGAGCCGCTCGGGCTCGACCCGCAGCGCATCCACGTGCCCAATGGCGCCGCGGCGACCATCCAGCACGCCGGCGACGACTACGAGGCCGCGATCGCCGCGGCGGGCGGAGTGGACCTGCAGATCCTCGGGATCGGGACCGACGGGCACATCGGCTTCAACGAGCCCGGATCGTCGTTCGCCTCGCAGACCCGCGTGAAGACGCTCACCGAGCAGACCCGCGAGGACAACGCGCGGTTCTTCGACTCCATCGACGACGTGCCGCGGCACTGCATCACCCAGGGGCTCGGCACGATCCTGAAGGCGCGCCATCTGGTCCTGCTGGCGTTCGGCGAGGGCAAGGCGCAGGCCGTGGCCGACGCGGTCGAGGGGCCGCTCACGGCCTTCCTCCCCGGCTCCGCGATCCAGCTGCACCCGCATGCCACCGTGGTCGTCGACGAGGCCGCGGCATCGCGTCTGAAGCTCGCGGACTACTACCGCTACACGTTCGCCAACAAGCCCGCCTGGCAGGGCATCTAG